ATAAAATTAGTGCCTTTGGAAATTAATATGGGCTTGGGGCTTGCGTTAAGAGAAGGCGCCAAGCATTGTTCTTATGATTTAATTGCCAGAATGGACAGCGACGATATAAGTTTGCCCGACAGGTTTGAAAAACAATTAAAATGTTTTGAACAAGATAAGGATTTAGGCGTCATAGGAAGCAATATAACGGAATTTGTAGGCGAACCCGATAATATGGTCGGAGTTAGAAAATTACCCGAGTTTCACGACGAGATATGCAAATTCTTAAAAAAGCGTTCTCCATTTAACCACATGACTGCAATGATGAAAAAATCCAGTTTGGAAAAAGCGGGCGGATATTTAGACTGGAAAAATATGGAAGATTATTATCTTTGGATAAGAATGTATCTTGCAGGCGTAAAATTTTATAACATTCAAGAAAGCCTTGTAAATGTTAGGACAGATAATAATTTATACAAAAGAAGAGCGGGGCTGAAATACTTTAAGAACATGGCAAGATTACAAAAATTTATGCTAAAAAACAAAGTAATAACTTATCCAAGATACTTAATAAACATATTTATTCGTTTTATTCAATGCATAACGCCAAACTGGTTTAGAAAGATGGTATATAAAAATATGTTGCGCGAAAAAGCAACATAGATTTAAAAAAAGTTTACAAAAGAGGAAAATGATGAAGAAAAAATACAAAAGAGGTTATACGACAGGCGTGTTTGATATGTTCCATATCGGACATTTAAATATACTTAAAAAAGCGAAAGAATATTGCGATTTCTTGATAGTAGGCGTTACTACCGATGAATTATGCAATCAGGTAAAGCACAAGAACCCTGTAATACCGTTTGAAGAGCGAAAAGAAATAGTTAAGGCTATAAAATATGTCGATATGGTAGTTCCCCAGGTCAATATGGATAAGATATCCACTCACGCAAAATTGCAATACGACGTGGTATTCGTAGGCAGCGACTGGAAGGGAACAAAAGCCTGGAATGAATACGAAAAAGCCTTCAAAGAATTAGGCGTCGATGTAATTTATTTGCCTTACACAATAGGAATATCCTCAAGCAAGTTAAGAGAAAAAATAGTAAAACTTTAAAGGGTAACCATGCAAGACATTAAAGTATTGCAAAACAAAATATTAGAAATAGCTTTGTATTTTGACGAGTTTTGCCGTCAAAACGATATTGAATATTACCTAATGGGCGGCAGCGCTCTTGGCGCGGTTAGGCATCAAGGTTTTATCCCTTGGGACGATGACTTTGATGTCTTTATGACCTATGAAAACTATCAAAAGTTCTTGCGCTGCGCCAGAGAAAAATTAGATACGAATAGATTTTATCTTCAAGAAGAAAACACTAAAGAATGGCCTTTGTTTTATACCAAATTGAGAATGAACAATACTTTATTTTTAGAGCCCGACACAAAAGACAGGAAAATGCACAAAGGCATATTTATAGATATTTTCTGCTTATACAACATATCGGACAGTAATTTTGTCGCGGGAATACAATTTCTTGCCGCTAAAATGTTAGCCGCAAAATCATTATCTCAAAGAGGATACGCCAGCGCCTCTTTTGGAAAAAAGATTTTAATGGCGATTGCCAGAGTATTTGTAAGCAAAAAGCTAATGATAAAAATCGTAAAAAGCCAGATGAAAAAGCAAACAAACAGGGTTGGGCAATTGTTCGGAAAAGCAAAGTTCAAAAGAGCGATTTTCCCCAGGTATTATTTGGGAAAGCCCAGATACGTTCTTTTTGAAAATCATTATTTGCCCGTGCCTGAATATGTGGAAGATTACTTAACCCACGTATTCGGCGATTATATGAAGCTTCCCAGCCAGGAAGAAATAGAAAAATCCATACATTCTCAGCAATGGAGCATAGATGTCTGATGACTATTTTGCATATTGCTAGTATAACTGATGATCAATCTTGCGGCGTTAATGTAATTGTGCCTAAACATGTTTTTTATCAATCAAAATACGCCAACGTTGCTTTATTTAATATTAGCGATAATGTATATCAAAACGATGACATAAAGGTGTTTAACCGGACAGATATTAAGGATTTACAGCCTCCATTTAACAAGCCCGATTTGGTAATTTTTCACGGGATATATTATATAAAGTATATAAAAATAGCCAGGTATTTAAATAATAACAACATTCCTTATATAGTTTTCCCGCACGGCTCGTTATCAAAAATAGCAATAAAATCCGATTTCTTTAAATTTATAAAAAAGGCTGCCGCGCATATTTTAATATTTAATTCTTTTATAAAAAAAGCCAAGGCGATTCAATTTTTATCCCAAGGGGAAAAAGCCATATCCTATTTTTCCCAAAAAGGCATAATAATTCCCAACGGTATAGAAACGCCTCAAGAATATAATAGATCCCAAAAAGAAAAAGACGAGATCAA
This genomic stretch from Clostridia bacterium harbors:
- a CDS encoding glycosyltransferase, with translation IKLVPLEINMGLGLALREGAKHCSYDLIARMDSDDISLPDRFEKQLKCFEQDKDLGVIGSNITEFVGEPDNMVGVRKLPEFHDEICKFLKKRSPFNHMTAMMKKSSLEKAGGYLDWKNMEDYYLWIRMYLAGVKFYNIQESLVNVRTDNNLYKRRAGLKYFKNMARLQKFMLKNKVITYPRYLINIFIRFIQCITPNWFRKMVYKNMLREKAT
- a CDS encoding adenylyltransferase/cytidyltransferase family protein encodes the protein MMKKKYKRGYTTGVFDMFHIGHLNILKKAKEYCDFLIVGVTTDELCNQVKHKNPVIPFEERKEIVKAIKYVDMVVPQVNMDKISTHAKLQYDVVFVGSDWKGTKAWNEYEKAFKELGVDVIYLPYTIGISSSKLREKIVKL
- a CDS encoding LicD family protein, translating into MQDIKVLQNKILEIALYFDEFCRQNDIEYYLMGGSALGAVRHQGFIPWDDDFDVFMTYENYQKFLRCAREKLDTNRFYLQEENTKEWPLFYTKLRMNNTLFLEPDTKDRKMHKGIFIDIFCLYNISDSNFVAGIQFLAAKMLAAKSLSQRGYASASFGKKILMAIARVFVSKKLMIKIVKSQMKKQTNRVGQLFGKAKFKRAIFPRYYLGKPRYVLFENHYLPVPEYVEDYLTHVFGDYMKLPSQEEIEKSIHSQQWSIDV